A region from the Actinomycetota bacterium genome encodes:
- a CDS encoding metallophosphoesterase family protein, translated as MKIGVVADTHVQSSEDLEELKELLENRFRDVDLLLHAGDLVKVGVLKLLKGITKTVAVWGNMDYPDVREVLSRKEVIEVKNFRIGLIHGWGPPQGLVERIRAEFSGVHCIVFGHTHEPFNQIIDGILFFNPGSPTDKIFAPCNSLGFLHIDSTIKGEVIGL; from the coding sequence GTGAAGATCGGAGTTGTCGCCGATACACACGTTCAAAGTTCAGAAGATCTTGAAGAATTAAAGGAACTGCTGGAAAATCGCTTCAGAGATGTTGATCTCCTCCTACATGCGGGGGACTTGGTTAAAGTGGGAGTGTTGAAGCTATTAAAGGGGATCACGAAGACAGTAGCGGTCTGGGGGAATATGGATTATCCCGATGTAAGAGAGGTTTTATCCAGAAAGGAAGTTATAGAGGTAAAAAATTTTAGAATTGGTTTAATCCACGGTTGGGGCCCACCCCAAGGATTGGTTGAGCGCATTAGGGCTGAATTTTCCGGCGTTCATTGCATAGTTTTCGGTCATACCCATGAACCTTTCAACCAAATAATCGATGGGATACTTTTCTTCAATCCCGGCAGTCCCACTGATAAGATCTTCGCCCCTTGTAACTCTCTGGGCTTTCTTCACATCGATTCCACGATCAAGGGAGAAGTAATAGGACTTTAA